Proteins encoded in a region of the Oscillospiraceae bacterium MB24-C1 genome:
- a CDS encoding EAL domain-containing protein, protein MTERKKILIVDDSSINRQILCKILKDDYDIIQAENGKTALVLLEQYGGRIAVILLDISMPVMNGYEFLDTVQALPRFSGIPIIVMTQHEGEETEIAALSLGASDFLTKPYRPTIIRQRIANIIKLRETASVVNAVERDAITGIYNRDEFYRRADEMLSKAPERNFYILSVDLERFKLVNDLFGVDEGDKLLKYVAKLLQMSIPEDGICGKLSGDIFFAIIPEDHCEDIEHHVLAFLTDAIKDYPLNISLSLKYGVYRVKSRGVPINVMCDRAKLAADSIKGKYDIDFAYYEESLRDVLLAEQQIINDMKTALRKREFVIYFQPIYNLSTETMTSAEALVRWVHPQKGLISPNQFIPLFEKNGFITDLDFYVWDYTCRAIREWIDNGYDVVPIAVNVSRMDIYDPNLPDILMGIINKYSLTPQHINLEITETAYTESPVQLIKAVHALNELGFIIEMDDFGSGYSSLNMLSELPLDILKIDMQFLHSHTEENRKGNILNFIISLAKWLGLSVVAEGIETHAQMMFLRGMGCNYGQGYYFSKPLSEKDFGSLLCFGVRDQGMKTSEFVDLVKLEEIWNPLSQFNVIFNSCIGALAIFECVGENVKFIRGNDCFFEELGLSGERFTGIAYKIIEYLHPEDRSAFLMQLDRARGGCFDQACISRWYTSSSRVAMRWLSIRVKGLHSARDRALLLLAVSDVTLCVQLKSQIAGQAYESYNQRMLFQKNFDNVPTGMAQFESDACFAFINVNKAMLKLLGFEDANAFFAHKRYFLDYVALPCKDEVKAELSWLANLGDARASDMAYQLLTCDNRKLWVKNFVCIIDIGTTRLIQCSVSPLPQPEYQETEAAVALV, encoded by the coding sequence ATGACAGAACGCAAAAAAATTTTAATTGTTGACGACAGTAGCATCAACCGACAGATTCTTTGCAAAATTTTGAAGGATGATTATGATATTATACAAGCAGAGAATGGCAAAACAGCATTAGTACTCCTTGAACAGTACGGTGGGCGAATCGCTGTTATTCTACTCGATATTTCCATGCCTGTCATGAATGGCTATGAGTTTTTAGATACGGTTCAGGCGTTGCCCCGATTTTCGGGAATACCAATTATTGTGATGACACAGCATGAGGGTGAAGAAACCGAGATAGCGGCTCTTTCTCTCGGCGCATCGGATTTTCTGACGAAGCCCTACCGCCCTACAATCATCCGACAAAGGATCGCCAATATTATCAAGCTGCGTGAAACAGCCTCGGTCGTCAACGCTGTCGAGCGTGATGCGATAACGGGCATCTATAATAGGGACGAGTTTTATCGGCGTGCCGATGAGATGCTTTCAAAGGCGCCCGAAAGAAACTTTTACATTTTATCGGTAGATCTTGAACGGTTTAAGCTAGTCAACGACCTTTTTGGCGTGGATGAAGGCGATAAGCTGCTTAAATACGTTGCCAAGCTGTTACAGATGAGTATTCCCGAAGATGGCATTTGCGGTAAATTGAGCGGAGATATTTTCTTTGCAATAATCCCCGAAGATCATTGTGAAGATATTGAGCATCATGTACTTGCCTTTTTGACCGATGCTATAAAGGATTATCCATTGAACATAAGCCTCTCGTTAAAATACGGCGTATATCGTGTCAAAAGCCGCGGTGTGCCCATCAATGTCATGTGCGATCGTGCAAAGCTGGCGGCCGATTCAATCAAGGGCAAGTATGATATTGATTTTGCCTATTATGAGGAATCACTGCGGGATGTTTTGCTGGCGGAGCAACAGATCATCAATGATATGAAGACGGCGCTTCGTAAAAGAGAATTTGTGATCTATTTTCAGCCGATATATAACCTGTCAACCGAAACAATGACCAGTGCGGAGGCGTTGGTCAGATGGGTTCATCCTCAAAAAGGGTTAATCTCTCCGAATCAATTTATTCCGTTATTTGAAAAGAACGGTTTTATAACCGATCTGGATTTTTATGTGTGGGATTACACCTGTCGGGCCATTCGCGAGTGGATTGATAATGGCTACGATGTTGTGCCAATAGCGGTTAATGTTTCGCGCATGGATATTTATGACCCCAACCTGCCCGATATTTTGATGGGAATCATCAATAAATATTCGTTGACACCACAGCACATCAATCTTGAAATCACTGAAACGGCCTACACCGAAAGCCCTGTTCAACTAATAAAAGCGGTGCATGCGCTCAACGAGCTGGGCTTTATCATCGAGATGGACGATTTTGGATCGGGATATTCCTCGCTGAATATGCTTAGTGAGCTGCCTCTGGATATACTTAAGATTGATATGCAGTTTTTGCATAGCCACACAGAAGAGAACCGAAAGGGCAATATCCTTAACTTTATAATCAGCCTTGCCAAGTGGCTTGGGCTTTCAGTTGTAGCTGAGGGCATTGAAACGCATGCACAGATGATGTTTTTGCGCGGTATGGGCTGCAATTATGGGCAGGGTTACTATTTCTCAAAACCGTTGTCAGAGAAGGATTTCGGCAGTTTACTGTGCTTTGGGGTACGCGACCAAGGAATGAAGACGTCCGAATTTGTAGACTTGGTAAAACTCGAGGAAATTTGGAATCCGCTCTCTCAGTTCAATGTTATATTTAATAGTTGTATAGGCGCATTGGCTATTTTTGAATGCGTTGGCGAAAATGTCAAATTCATCCGCGGAAATGACTGCTTTTTTGAAGAGTTGGGCCTTAGCGGTGAGAGATTCACTGGAATCGCTTATAAGATTATAGAATATCTTCACCCCGAAGACAGGTCGGCATTTTTAATGCAGCTGGATCGCGCAAGAGGCGGTTGTTTCGATCAAGCATGCATCAGCCGATGGTATACCTCTAGTAGTCGTGTTGCTATGCGGTGGCTGAGCATTCGGGTCAAGGGCCTGCATAGTGCTCGGGACAGAGCATTGCTTCTGCTTGCTGTCTCAGATGTAACGCTGTGCGTACAGCTTAAATCGCAAATAGCCGGGCAGGCATACGAGTCGTACAACCAGCGCATGCTTTTTCAAAAAAACTTTGATAATGTACCGACTGGCATGGCTCAGTTTGAATCCGACGCGTGTTTTGCTTTCATTAACGTAAATAAGGCAATGCTTAAATTATTGGGATTTGAAGATGCCAACGCGTTTTTTGCCCATAAAAGATACTTTTTGGACTATGTTGCCCTACCTTGCAAGGATGAAGTTAAAGCGGAGTTATCGTGGCTGGCCAATCTGGGCGATGCTAGAGCTTCGGATATGGCATACCAACTCCTCACCTGTGATAATAGGAAGCTTTGGGTGAAGAATTTTGTTTGCATCATTGACATTGGCACCACTCGGTTGATACAGTGTTCAGTGTCTCCGCTACCTCAGCCCGAGTATCAAGAAACCGAAGCTGCGGTCGCGTTGGTCTAA
- a CDS encoding DUF2508 family protein, with protein MRLQINPVPTEDSSAGMREQWMQEIWLLKQQLDNNEQLFNMTDDFDITAYTIHERAALEFRYSYLFRLIRAYDEAQTQKVNIPVLTM; from the coding sequence ATGAGGCTGCAAATCAATCCTGTCCCCACTGAGGACAGTAGTGCAGGAATGCGAGAACAATGGATGCAGGAAATATGGCTGCTAAAGCAACAGTTGGATAATAATGAACAGTTGTTTAACATGACGGACGACTTTGATATTACCGCGTATACCATTCACGAACGGGCAGCTTTGGAATTTAGATACAGCTACCTTTTCCGCCTGATTCGCGCCTATGATGAGGCACAAACTCAAAAGGTCAATATTCCTGTGCTGACGATGTAA
- a CDS encoding HD family phosphohydrolase — protein sequence MWNLDNRVEFSTCIKDIINDEAVQSMDDIKHHVHNVSCLDHCVFVAYVSFVLCKKFKLNHVAAARAGLLHDLYLCDWSKTNVSRFRRWLIHPSMALKNAEKFTLSNLERDIILKHMWPLTLRQLPGYRESAVVNLADKFCACVEFLRLYHVFKAGRVLSAFNQRRCAISLTQ from the coding sequence ATGTGGAATTTGGATAACAGGGTCGAGTTTTCGACTTGTATAAAAGATATTATCAATGACGAGGCGGTACAGTCGATGGACGACATTAAGCACCATGTACATAATGTAAGTTGCCTTGACCACTGTGTTTTTGTGGCTTATGTTAGCTTTGTGCTATGCAAAAAGTTTAAATTGAACCATGTTGCCGCTGCACGAGCCGGACTTCTGCATGATTTATATCTGTGCGACTGGAGCAAAACCAATGTCAGCCGATTTCGCCGCTGGTTAATTCATCCGTCCATGGCACTTAAAAATGCTGAAAAATTTACGCTTTCGAATCTGGAGCGCGATATTATTTTAAAGCACATGTGGCCGCTTACGCTTCGCCAGCTGCCAGGCTATCGTGAATCGGCTGTGGTGAATTTGGCCGACAAGTTTTGTGCTTGTGTCGAATTTCTGCGCCTCTACCATGTTTTTAAAGCTGGGCGCGTGCTGTCGGCTTTTAATCAGCGGCGTTGCGCGATATCTTTGACACAATAA
- a CDS encoding ACT domain-containing protein, which produces MEIMKIEFNFSVCKVTDFSKVDLNSEYCFIGKTNEENSLVCIKENIPDNTIERDDGWKAFRIQGVLDFSLIGILSKISTLLAENQIGIFAISTYNTDYILTKEENYLKALEVLLNAGYQII; this is translated from the coding sequence ATGGAGATAATGAAAATAGAATTTAACTTTTCTGTATGCAAAGTAACCGATTTTTCAAAAGTAGATTTAAATAGTGAATATTGTTTTATAGGAAAAACAAATGAAGAAAACTCGCTTGTTTGTATTAAGGAAAATATTCCTGACAATACAATTGAACGAGATGATGGGTGGAAAGCATTTAGAATTCAAGGTGTATTGGACTTCTCCCTCATTGGTATTTTATCCAAGATATCAACATTGTTAGCTGAAAATCAAATTGGAATATTTGCTATTTCTACATATAACACAGATTATATTTTAACAAAAGAAGAAAATTATCTTAAGGCATTAGAAGTACTATTAAATGCAGGTTATCAAATTATCTGA
- a CDS encoding D-TA family PLP-dependent enzyme — protein sequence MANKYSFEGAEQLVTPQLVYYKEIIEANIRRTTQIAGGVDRLWPHVKSHKMAKMVELQMSMGITRFKCATIAEAEMVAAVGCSDALVAYPLIGPNITRFLRLSTAYPTVRFWAIDDDTEMVLELSRQAVAAGCSVRLLMDMDMGMHRTGVALEKAQAMYESWAKLPGIEMRGMHCYDGNRHENDFAQRDAGVSETNAKILKIREALQAQGIDCSVLVMGGTPSFPCHAQGTKEFLSPGTGIIQDAGYRDNFKDLDFTPGGILLTRVISRTDVDAFTLDLGYKAVAADPAGERAEIVGMEYAKTVLQNEEHWVVRVPPEYIKDIPPVGTLLYAIPTHICPTSALYPSVPVVQQGRILDWWEVTARNRKLTY from the coding sequence ATGGCCAACAAATATTCGTTTGAAGGCGCGGAGCAGCTGGTAACTCCACAACTAGTTTATTACAAAGAAATCATCGAGGCGAACATCCGCCGTACTACGCAAATTGCAGGGGGCGTGGATCGGCTATGGCCTCATGTGAAGAGCCACAAGATGGCAAAAATGGTAGAGCTACAGATGAGTATGGGCATTACCCGTTTCAAGTGCGCCACCATTGCCGAAGCAGAGATGGTAGCGGCGGTCGGCTGCAGCGACGCGCTGGTAGCCTACCCGCTGATCGGGCCCAACATCACCCGCTTCCTCCGGCTGAGTACCGCTTATCCGACGGTACGTTTTTGGGCCATCGACGATGACACGGAGATGGTGCTGGAACTGAGTCGGCAAGCCGTAGCAGCGGGATGTAGCGTGCGCCTTTTGATGGACATGGACATGGGGATGCACCGCACCGGTGTGGCACTGGAGAAAGCCCAAGCCATGTACGAATCGTGGGCTAAGTTACCCGGCATTGAGATGAGAGGCATGCACTGCTATGACGGCAACCGCCACGAAAATGACTTTGCCCAGCGGGATGCTGGCGTTTCCGAAACTAACGCCAAGATACTGAAGATTAGGGAGGCACTGCAAGCCCAGGGTATCGACTGTTCCGTGCTGGTGATGGGCGGCACGCCAAGCTTCCCGTGTCATGCACAGGGCACCAAGGAATTCCTCTCACCGGGCACCGGTATTATTCAGGATGCGGGCTACCGGGACAACTTCAAGGATCTGGACTTTACCCCTGGGGGCATCCTGCTCACCCGCGTGATCAGCCGCACGGACGTGGATGCCTTTACGCTGGATTTGGGTTACAAGGCGGTCGCAGCTGACCCGGCAGGCGAGCGTGCCGAAATTGTGGGCATGGAGTACGCCAAGACGGTGCTGCAAAACGAGGAGCACTGGGTTGTGCGTGTGCCCCCCGAGTACATCAAGGACATCCCCCCTGTGGGCACGCTGTTGTATGCAATCCCCACACATATCTGTCCCACCAGCGCGCTGTACCCCAGCGTCCCCGTGGTGCAGCAAGGCCGAATCTTGGATTGGTGGGAGGTCACTGCCCGCAACCGCAAACTGACCTATTAA
- a CDS encoding RidA family protein, producing the protein MANVYDKLKELNITLPKPPAKGGVYTPVQEFSNHLLYCSGCGPDLGNGETVVGKLGKDLTLEQGQKAAYNCMLNLLANLEAQLGDLNKIKRFVKVLAFVNSADDFYQQPQVVNGGSNLLVSLFGEEVGCPARTAMGVNTCPGNIAVEIEALVEY; encoded by the coding sequence ATGGCAAATGTATACGATAAGCTAAAAGAGCTCAATATCACCCTGCCCAAGCCTCCGGCCAAGGGAGGGGTTTATACGCCGGTACAAGAGTTTAGTAATCACCTGCTGTACTGTAGCGGCTGCGGCCCGGATCTGGGCAACGGAGAGACTGTTGTGGGTAAGTTGGGCAAAGATCTGACATTGGAACAGGGCCAAAAGGCGGCATATAACTGCATGCTCAACCTTCTAGCTAATTTAGAAGCACAGTTGGGTGATCTAAACAAAATCAAGCGCTTTGTCAAGGTGCTAGCGTTTGTAAATAGTGCGGATGATTTTTATCAACAACCGCAAGTGGTTAACGGTGGCTCCAACCTGCTGGTGTCACTGTTTGGCGAAGAAGTTGGCTGCCCGGCCCGTACGGCCATGGGTGTGAATACCTGCCCGGGCAACATCGCGGTGGAGATTGAAGCGCTGGTGGAATATTGA